Proteins from one Mycobacterium sp. EPa45 genomic window:
- a CDS encoding MFS transporter produces the protein MSTRDDRLLVAVAVLASFVAFLDGSVVNLALPAISAELGGGLVIQQWVVDGYLVTLGALILVAGAISDTFGRLTVLRAGLVVFGVASLLCAVAPSGAVLIAGRCVQGLGAAFLVPSSLAMINARFTGAEQSRAIGIWTAWTGTAFVIGPLLGGVLVEAFGWRWVFAVNVVPLAVTVVLAGKLTDLAPRRNARIDVVGAVLTTVGLSAAVFAMIEQQRLGWQHPLIVAGLVAGPACLIVFGWWERHTAHPMVPPAVFAERNFTVGNLATVFLYAGISLGLLLVALFVQEVGRLSPAQAGLATLPVPVLSFLLAARFGELAGRHGPRWYMATGPMIAAAGFVWMAVSHGNVWVQTVPGLVLFGVGLSVTVSPLTAAILAAVEPAQSGIGSAINNAVARVSGLIAIAFAAVIVGGAMSFDGFRRGALTSAVLLLIAGIVSAVGIRNDQRQQSPESVATAACRDRDGPPPAPLRRT, from the coding sequence GTGTCTACGCGTGACGACCGCCTGCTGGTCGCCGTCGCGGTGCTCGCCTCCTTCGTCGCCTTCCTCGACGGCTCGGTGGTCAACCTCGCCCTACCCGCCATCAGCGCCGAACTCGGTGGCGGCCTGGTCATTCAGCAGTGGGTGGTCGACGGCTATCTGGTGACGCTGGGCGCCCTGATCCTGGTCGCCGGCGCGATCTCCGACACTTTTGGACGCCTGACGGTGCTGCGGGCCGGGCTGGTCGTGTTCGGCGTTGCCTCCCTGCTGTGCGCGGTGGCGCCCAGCGGCGCGGTCCTGATCGCGGGCCGGTGCGTGCAAGGTCTCGGCGCCGCCTTCCTGGTGCCCAGCTCGCTGGCGATGATCAACGCCAGGTTCACCGGGGCAGAACAATCCCGCGCGATCGGGATCTGGACGGCGTGGACGGGCACCGCATTCGTCATCGGTCCGCTGCTGGGCGGTGTGCTGGTCGAAGCCTTCGGCTGGCGCTGGGTGTTCGCCGTCAACGTGGTGCCGCTGGCTGTGACGGTGGTGCTCGCCGGGAAGCTGACCGACCTGGCGCCGCGGCGCAACGCCCGCATCGACGTCGTCGGCGCGGTGCTCACGACGGTGGGCCTGAGCGCGGCGGTATTCGCGATGATCGAACAGCAGCGGCTGGGCTGGCAGCACCCGCTCATCGTCGCCGGGCTGGTCGCCGGGCCCGCCTGTTTGATCGTGTTCGGTTGGTGGGAGCGCCATACCGCCCACCCCATGGTGCCGCCCGCCGTGTTCGCCGAGCGCAACTTCACCGTCGGCAACCTCGCCACCGTCTTCCTGTACGCGGGCATATCTCTGGGTCTGCTGCTGGTCGCGTTGTTCGTGCAGGAGGTCGGCCGGCTGTCGCCCGCGCAGGCCGGCCTCGCGACCCTGCCGGTGCCTGTGCTGTCGTTCCTGCTGGCCGCCCGCTTCGGTGAGCTGGCCGGCCGGCACGGACCGCGTTGGTACATGGCGACCGGTCCGATGATCGCGGCGGCGGGCTTCGTGTGGATGGCGGTGTCGCACGGCAATGTCTGGGTGCAGACGGTGCCGGGGCTTGTGCTGTTTGGGGTGGGCCTGTCGGTTACGGTGTCACCGCTGACGGCGGCGATCCTGGCGGCGGTGGAACCGGCGCAAAGCGGCATCGGATCGGCGATCAACAATGCGGTGGCACGCGTGTCGGGGTTGATCGCCATCGCGTTCGCCGCTGTGATTGTCGGTGGCGCAATGAGTTTCGACGGTTTCCGGCGGGGCGCGCTGACGTCGGCGGTATTGCTGCTGATCGCCGGAATCGTGTCAGCGGTAGGTATCCGCAACGATCAGCGTCAGCAGTCCCCGGAGTCGGTCGCGACCGCGGCCTGTCGCGACCGTGATGGACCGCCGCCGGCGCCGCTGCGCCGAACCTAG